One window of Burkholderia vietnamiensis LMG 10929 genomic DNA carries:
- a CDS encoding efflux RND transporter permease subunit — translation MNLSRPFITRPVATTLLALGVALAGLFAFIRLPVSPLPQVDFPTILVQASLPGASPETVATSVTSPLERHLGSIADVSEMTSTSTVGNARIVLQFGLNRDIDGAARDVQAAINAARADLPTSLKSNPTYRKVNPADSPIMVVALTSETSSPAKLYDAASTVLQQSLSQIDGVGQVAISGSANPAVRVELEPQALFHYGIGLEDVRAALASANANSPKGAIEFGPTHYQLYTNDQASRASQYSDLVVAYRNGAAVRLSDLSDVVDSVEDLRNLGLSNGKRAVLVILYRSPGANIIETIDRVNAALPQLTASLPADITVTPVLDRSTTIRASLKDTERTLLIAISLVVMVVFLFLRNWRATLIPSVAVPISIVGTFGAMYLLGFSIDNLSLMALIVATGFVVDDAIVVLENITRHIENGKPRLQAAFDGAREVGFTVLSMSLSLVAVFLPILLMGGIVGRLFREFALTLSLAIGVSLAVSLTVTPMMCARLLREAHDVHEEGRIGRFLERCFARMQRGYERTLSWALRRPLLVLLILFATVGLNVYLYIVVPKGFFPQQDTGLMIGGIQADQSTSFQAMKLKFSEMMRIVQGNPNVKSVAGFTGGSQTNSGFMFVTLKDRTERKLSADQVIQQLRQPLSHVAGARTFLQAAQDIRVGGRQSNAQYQFTLLGDSSAELYKWGPLLTEALQKRPELTDVNSDQQQGGLEAMVTIDRATAARLGIKPSQIDNTLYDAFGQRQVSTIYNPLNQYHVVMEVAPKYWQSPEMLKQVWISTSGGSANGSQTTNATAGTFVATAAGTSSASTAATSAAAIAADSARNQALNAIASSGKSSASSGAAVSTSKSTMIPLSAIATFGPSTTPLSVNHQGLFVATTISFNLPPGVSLSQATQAIYETMARIGVPPTIVGSFQGTAQAFQQSTNNQPILILAALLAVYIVLGVLYESYIHPITILSTLPSAGVGALLALLLCKTEFSIIALIGVILLIGIVKKNAIMMVDFAIDQTRHAHKSSFDAIHEACLLRFRPIMMTTMAALLGALPLAFGHGDGAELRAPLGIAIAGGLIMSQVLTLYTTPVVYLYMDRLRVWSEKRRGRRGDTGGPAVAGE, via the coding sequence ATGAACCTGTCGCGCCCGTTCATCACCCGCCCCGTCGCGACGACGCTGCTCGCGCTCGGCGTCGCGCTCGCGGGGCTGTTCGCGTTCATCCGGCTGCCGGTGTCGCCGCTGCCGCAGGTCGACTTCCCGACCATCCTGGTGCAGGCGTCGCTGCCGGGCGCGAGCCCCGAAACCGTCGCGACCAGCGTGACGAGCCCGCTCGAGCGGCATCTCGGCTCGATCGCCGACGTCAGCGAGATGACCTCGACCAGCACCGTCGGCAACGCGCGGATCGTGCTGCAGTTCGGGCTGAACCGCGACATCGACGGCGCCGCGCGCGACGTGCAGGCCGCGATCAACGCGGCGCGCGCCGATCTGCCCACGTCGCTCAAGAGCAATCCGACCTACCGCAAGGTCAACCCGGCCGATTCGCCGATCATGGTCGTGGCGCTGACGTCGGAGACGTCGTCGCCGGCGAAGCTGTACGACGCCGCCTCGACGGTGCTGCAGCAGTCGCTGTCGCAGATCGACGGGGTCGGCCAGGTGGCGATCAGCGGCTCCGCGAATCCGGCCGTGCGCGTCGAGCTCGAACCGCAGGCGCTGTTCCACTACGGGATCGGCCTCGAGGACGTGCGGGCCGCGCTCGCGTCCGCGAACGCGAACAGCCCGAAGGGGGCGATCGAGTTCGGCCCGACGCACTACCAGCTCTATACCAACGACCAGGCGTCGCGCGCGTCGCAGTACAGCGATCTGGTGGTCGCGTACCGCAACGGCGCGGCCGTGCGGCTGTCCGACCTGTCCGACGTCGTCGATTCGGTCGAGGATTTGCGCAACCTCGGGCTGTCGAACGGCAAGCGCGCGGTGCTCGTGATTCTGTACCGCTCGCCCGGCGCGAACATCATCGAGACGATCGACCGCGTGAACGCGGCGCTGCCGCAGCTCACCGCGTCGCTGCCGGCCGACATCACGGTCACGCCGGTGCTCGACCGTTCGACCACGATCCGCGCGTCGCTGAAGGACACCGAGCGCACGCTGCTGATCGCGATCAGCCTGGTCGTGATGGTCGTGTTCCTGTTCCTGCGCAACTGGCGCGCGACGCTGATTCCGAGCGTCGCGGTGCCGATCTCGATCGTCGGCACGTTCGGCGCGATGTACCTGCTCGGCTTCTCGATCGACAACCTGTCGCTGATGGCGCTGATCGTCGCGACCGGCTTCGTCGTCGACGACGCGATCGTCGTGCTCGAGAACATCACGCGCCACATCGAGAACGGCAAGCCGCGCTTGCAGGCGGCGTTCGACGGCGCGCGCGAGGTCGGCTTCACGGTGCTGTCGATGAGCCTGTCGCTGGTCGCGGTGTTCCTGCCGATCCTGCTGATGGGCGGCATCGTCGGGCGGCTGTTCCGCGAATTCGCGCTGACGCTGTCGCTCGCGATCGGCGTGTCGCTCGCGGTGTCGCTCACCGTCACGCCGATGATGTGCGCGCGGCTGCTGCGCGAAGCGCACGACGTGCACGAGGAAGGCCGCATCGGCCGGTTCCTCGAGCGCTGCTTTGCGCGGATGCAGCGCGGCTACGAGCGCACGCTGTCGTGGGCGCTGCGCCGCCCGCTGCTGGTGCTGCTGATCCTGTTCGCGACGGTCGGGCTGAACGTGTATCTGTACATCGTCGTGCCGAAGGGCTTCTTCCCGCAGCAGGACACCGGGCTGATGATCGGCGGCATCCAGGCCGACCAGTCGACGTCGTTCCAGGCGATGAAGCTGAAATTCTCGGAGATGATGCGCATCGTGCAGGGCAACCCGAACGTGAAGAGCGTCGCGGGCTTCACCGGCGGCTCGCAGACCAATTCGGGCTTCATGTTCGTCACGCTGAAGGACCGCACCGAGCGCAAGCTGTCGGCCGATCAGGTGATCCAGCAACTGCGTCAGCCGCTGTCGCACGTCGCGGGCGCGCGCACGTTCCTGCAGGCCGCGCAGGACATTCGCGTGGGCGGCCGGCAGAGCAACGCGCAGTACCAGTTCACGCTGCTCGGCGATTCGAGCGCCGAGCTGTACAAATGGGGGCCGCTGCTGACCGAAGCGCTGCAAAAGCGCCCCGAGCTCACCGACGTGAACTCCGATCAGCAGCAAGGCGGCCTCGAGGCGATGGTGACGATCGACCGGGCGACGGCCGCGCGGCTCGGCATCAAGCCCTCGCAGATCGACAACACGCTGTACGACGCCTTCGGCCAGCGCCAGGTGTCGACGATCTACAACCCGCTGAACCAGTACCACGTCGTGATGGAAGTGGCGCCGAAGTACTGGCAGAGCCCGGAGATGCTCAAGCAGGTGTGGATCAGCACGTCGGGCGGCAGCGCCAACGGTTCGCAGACGACCAACGCGACGGCCGGCACCTTCGTCGCGACGGCGGCCGGCACGTCGAGCGCCAGCACGGCCGCGACCAGCGCCGCGGCGATCGCGGCCGATTCGGCGCGCAACCAGGCGCTGAACGCGATCGCGTCGAGCGGCAAGTCGAGCGCGTCGTCGGGCGCCGCGGTGTCGACGTCCAAGTCGACGATGATCCCGCTGTCGGCGATCGCGACGTTCGGCCCGAGCACGACGCCGCTGTCGGTCAACCATCAGGGCCTGTTCGTCGCGACGACGATTTCGTTCAACCTGCCGCCCGGCGTGTCGCTGTCGCAGGCGACCCAGGCGATCTACGAGACGATGGCGCGGATCGGCGTGCCGCCGACGATCGTCGGCAGCTTCCAGGGCACCGCGCAGGCGTTCCAGCAATCGACGAACAACCAGCCGATCCTGATCCTCGCCGCGCTGCTGGCCGTCTACATCGTGCTCGGCGTGCTGTACGAGAGCTACATCCATCCGATCACGATCCTGTCGACGCTGCCGTCGGCCGGCGTCGGCGCGCTGCTCGCGCTGCTGCTGTGCAAGACCGAGTTCAGCATCATCGCGCTGATCGGCGTGATCCTGCTGATCGGCATCGTGAAGAAGAACGCGATCATGATGGTCGACTTCGCGATCGACCAGACCCGCCACGCCCACAAGTCGTCGTTCGACGCGATCCACGAGGCGTGCCTGCTGCGCTTCCGGCCGATCATGATGACGACGATGGCGGCGCTGCTCGGCGCGCTGCCGCTCGCGTTCGGTCACGGCGACGGCGCCGAGCTGCGCGCGCCGCTCGGGATCGCGATCGCCGGCGGGCTGATCATGTCGCAGGTGCTGACGCTCTATACGACGCCGGTCGTGTATCTGTACATGGACCGGCTGCGCGTGTGGAGCGAGAAGCGGCGCGGACGGCGCGGCGATACGGGTGGGCCGGCGGTGGCTGGGGAGTGA
- a CDS encoding NYN domain-containing protein — protein MALPLDNISMAVFCDFENVALGVRDAKYEKFDIKPVLERLLLKGSIVVKKAYCDWERYKGFKASMHEASFELIEIPHVRQSGKNSADIRLVVDALDLCYTKSHVDTFVIISGDSDFSPLVSKLRENAKKVIGVGVKKSTSDLLVANCDEFIFYDDLVREQQRALAKREQQRTGNGGAKRADEPSRKPELEARRSEAIALAVETFDALASERDDVGKIWASVLKSAIKRRKPDFNESYYGFRAFGNLLDEAQARGLLEVGRDDKSGAFVSRPRHPVAAEPAATREAGGHHGHGGRDAVQPAREPRRRGHGAHAGVPESTHADADDAAAVEFVDEAAIVAAQAADAAESTASGEAVEAVDTHGDAKEGRKRTRKSAAKKAGAKKGGDAKGGDAKGAARHGEAKPDDATHDGDRHGRDQHANPEHADTRHADRQHARAAHDDDRRVAQASGEPVAPASGATPREPSAAAPVAEAAAEATGEASSEAKPKKPARKTAPRARRPRKTAAASE, from the coding sequence ATGGCATTACCCCTGGACAACATCAGCATGGCCGTGTTCTGCGACTTCGAGAACGTCGCACTGGGCGTGCGCGACGCGAAGTACGAGAAATTCGACATCAAGCCCGTGCTCGAGCGCTTGCTGCTCAAGGGCAGCATCGTCGTGAAGAAGGCTTATTGCGACTGGGAGCGCTACAAGGGCTTCAAGGCGTCGATGCACGAGGCGAGCTTCGAGCTGATCGAGATCCCGCACGTGCGCCAGTCGGGCAAGAATTCGGCCGACATCCGGCTCGTCGTCGATGCGCTCGACCTCTGCTACACCAAGTCGCATGTCGATACGTTCGTCATCATCAGCGGCGACTCGGATTTTTCGCCGCTCGTGTCGAAGCTGCGCGAGAACGCGAAGAAGGTGATCGGCGTCGGCGTGAAGAAGTCGACGTCGGACCTGCTCGTCGCGAACTGCGACGAATTCATTTTCTACGACGACCTGGTGCGCGAGCAGCAGCGTGCGCTCGCCAAGCGCGAGCAGCAGCGAACCGGCAACGGCGGCGCGAAGCGCGCGGACGAGCCGTCGCGCAAGCCGGAGTTGGAAGCGCGGCGCAGCGAGGCGATCGCGCTCGCGGTCGAGACGTTCGATGCGCTCGCGTCGGAGCGCGACGACGTCGGCAAGATCTGGGCGTCGGTGCTCAAGAGCGCGATCAAGCGCCGCAAGCCCGACTTCAACGAGTCGTACTACGGCTTCCGCGCGTTCGGCAACCTGCTCGACGAAGCGCAGGCGCGCGGCCTGCTCGAAGTGGGGCGCGACGACAAGTCGGGCGCGTTCGTGTCGCGGCCGCGGCATCCCGTTGCGGCGGAGCCGGCGGCCACGCGCGAGGCGGGCGGGCACCATGGTCACGGCGGGCGCGACGCTGTACAGCCCGCGCGCGAGCCGCGCCGTCGCGGGCACGGCGCTCATGCGGGGGTGCCGGAGAGCACGCACGCGGATGCGGACGATGCAGCCGCCGTCGAGTTCGTCGACGAAGCGGCGATCGTCGCGGCGCAGGCGGCTGATGCGGCCGAAAGCACGGCGTCCGGCGAAGCGGTGGAGGCGGTGGATACGCATGGCGACGCGAAGGAAGGTCGCAAGCGCACACGCAAGAGCGCCGCGAAGAAGGCCGGCGCGAAGAAGGGCGGTGATGCGAAGGGCGGCGATGCGAAGGGCGCTGCCCGCCATGGCGAAGCGAAGCCCGACGACGCGACGCACGACGGCGACAGGCATGGCCGAGACCAGCACGCGAACCCCGAGCATGCGGATACCAGGCATGCCGACCGCCAGCACGCGCGCGCCGCGCACGACGACGACCGGCGCGTAGCGCAGGCATCGGGTGAGCCCGTTGCGCCGGCGAGCGGCGCGACGCCGCGTGAACCGTCAGCGGCCGCACCGGTTGCCGAAGCGGCTGCCGAGGCGACGGGTGAAGCATCGAGCGAAGCGAAGCCGAAGAAACCGGCCCGCAAGACGGCGCCGCGCGCACGTCGCCCGCGCAAGACGGCAGCTGCGAGCGAATAA
- a CDS encoding HDOD domain-containing protein, with amino-acid sequence MSLTAHLPRTALLDKLWARMNERGDFPLLSESLRTTMAAMKNDELDFTALVRVVLSDFALTQKVLRLANSAMYMAFGGNITTVTRALMVLGMDTVGHLVVGLKLVDHFHQSTPRRIDAKLELNRALLSGCVARKLTEHAELRGGEEAVVCTLMRQVGKLLVVCYLDSEWDRIRRRAAELDGDDERACVDVLGVSFEAIGLEAAASWRLPDVIRAGMANGDDDVEPDEMDDDADDLDDERRFAPDTRADEGEERVRWLRAVSRCSTDVASALTTPAGPQRDAHIAALAQRYGAALDIEADALVEIADRLAREEASDTVMREIVELRANADAIARAQGQPKACIEAGLADLRALPSEHVLTPVLALASESLLAGLAFTRTVMFVRRDDGIFAARLGFGPGVDAALDRLQFTERFEPDVFHLAITNSVGIFIEQAQDPKMAKRLPAWYVDALPDARAFVLLPVRIGTTSVALLYGDWAGAQTARKITQQEMSVLNELARELARFFPTQPTPAT; translated from the coding sequence ATGTCACTCACCGCACACCTGCCCCGCACAGCGCTGCTCGACAAGCTGTGGGCCCGGATGAACGAACGCGGCGACTTCCCGCTGCTGTCGGAATCGCTGCGCACGACGATGGCCGCGATGAAGAACGACGAGCTCGACTTCACCGCGCTCGTGCGCGTCGTGCTGTCCGATTTCGCGCTCACGCAGAAAGTGCTGCGGCTCGCGAATTCCGCCATGTACATGGCCTTCGGCGGCAACATCACGACCGTCACCCGAGCGCTGATGGTGCTCGGCATGGACACCGTCGGCCATCTGGTCGTCGGGCTGAAGCTGGTCGACCATTTCCACCAGAGCACGCCGCGTCGCATCGACGCGAAGCTCGAGCTGAACCGCGCGCTGCTGTCCGGCTGCGTCGCGCGCAAGCTGACCGAGCATGCGGAACTGCGCGGCGGCGAGGAAGCCGTCGTCTGCACGCTGATGCGCCAGGTCGGCAAGCTGCTGGTGGTCTGCTATCTCGACAGCGAATGGGACCGGATTCGGCGCCGCGCGGCCGAGCTGGACGGTGACGACGAGCGCGCCTGCGTCGACGTGCTGGGCGTCAGCTTCGAAGCGATCGGCCTCGAGGCGGCGGCCAGCTGGCGGCTGCCCGACGTGATCCGCGCCGGGATGGCCAATGGCGACGACGACGTCGAGCCCGACGAGATGGACGACGACGCCGACGACCTCGACGACGAGCGCCGGTTCGCGCCGGACACGCGCGCCGACGAAGGCGAGGAGCGCGTGCGCTGGCTGCGCGCGGTGAGCCGCTGCTCGACCGACGTCGCCAGCGCGCTCACCACGCCCGCCGGCCCGCAGCGCGACGCGCACATCGCCGCGCTCGCGCAGCGCTACGGCGCGGCGCTCGACATCGAAGCCGACGCGCTGGTCGAAATCGCCGACCGGCTCGCACGCGAGGAAGCGAGCGACACCGTGATGCGCGAGATCGTCGAGCTGCGCGCGAATGCCGACGCGATCGCCCGCGCGCAAGGCCAGCCCAAGGCATGCATCGAAGCCGGCCTCGCGGACCTGCGCGCGCTGCCGTCCGAACACGTGCTCACGCCGGTGCTCGCGCTCGCGTCGGAAAGCCTGCTCGCGGGCCTCGCGTTCACGCGCACGGTGATGTTCGTGCGCCGCGACGACGGCATCTTCGCCGCGCGCCTCGGCTTCGGCCCGGGCGTCGACGCAGCGCTCGACCGGCTGCAGTTCACCGAGCGCTTCGAGCCCGACGTCTTCCATCTGGCGATCACGAACTCGGTCGGCATCTTCATCGAACAGGCGCAGGACCCGAAGATGGCGAAGCGCCTGCCCGCGTGGTACGTCGACGCGCTGCCCGATGCGCGCGCCTTCGTGCTGCTGCCGGTGCGCATCGGCACGACGAGCGTCGCGCTGCTGTACGGCGACTGGGCCGGCGCGCAGACCGCGCGCAAGATCACGCAGCAGGAGATGAGCGTGCTCAACGAACTCGCGCGCGAGCTCGCGCGGTTCTTTCCCACGCAGCCCACACCGGCGACGTGA
- a CDS encoding peroxiredoxin: MKRKLLLGAAAAALVAGHALVAHAQLKPGQRAPDFTTQASLGGKTYTYTLADALKRGPVVLYFYPAAFTKGCTIEAHAFADAVDRYKAYGATVIGVSADNIDTLTKFSVSECRSKFPVAADPDAKIIREYDAKLPALDRANRVSYVISPEGKVLYEYTSLSPDKHVENTLAAVKAWADAHPKQ; encoded by the coding sequence ATGAAGCGAAAACTATTGCTGGGCGCCGCGGCAGCGGCGCTGGTGGCCGGCCATGCGCTGGTTGCGCACGCACAATTGAAACCGGGCCAACGGGCGCCGGATTTCACGACGCAGGCGTCGCTGGGCGGCAAGACGTACACGTACACGCTGGCCGATGCGCTCAAGCGTGGGCCGGTGGTGCTGTATTTCTACCCGGCCGCGTTCACGAAGGGCTGCACGATCGAGGCGCACGCGTTCGCGGACGCGGTCGATCGTTACAAGGCTTACGGCGCGACGGTGATCGGCGTGTCGGCGGACAACATCGACACGCTGACGAAGTTTTCGGTGAGCGAGTGCCGCAGCAAATTCCCGGTCGCGGCCGATCCGGACGCGAAGATCATCCGCGAATACGACGCGAAGCTGCCCGCGCTCGATCGCGCCAACCGCGTGTCGTACGTGATTTCGCCGGAAGGGAAGGTGCTCTACGAGTACACGAGCCTGTCGCCGGACAAGCACGTCGAGAATACGCTCGCGGCGGTGAAGGCGTGGGCCGACGCTCATCCGAAGCAGTAG
- the cdpA gene encoding cyclic di-GMP phosphodiesterase CdpA produces the protein MPARAGTPRRDDTVRDWLEQTVGTVDFLAHVDRELRFLYVSDASLRFIGYHRDYLHTLTLRDLIAEQDTPALEALLARAARSGQVEKTTLCIVKSLTYPLDVEIRAFKSRHHGVDGFAIAAFDVSAWRALEARLTYEMHHDPMTGLDNLSSLVPALMRAQQAADESGTCAALLLLDLDDYQRINRALGYDAGDVLLRETAKRLQALMSPDEQLARVASDKFAVVLTAPDRARASSAADALARRLQAAVREPYVHQGQTVHLSASIGIALYPDERTASHRAQHHSPLLRRADHALSQAKASGGNALSFHAPVDDPADAERLKLEADLYDGVRNGEFSLHFQPITRSQSGAVVGVEALIRWRHPLHGLVPPVTFIPLAESIGLINYLGNWVLKAACMQLVAWDRQGLPLQYVAVNVSPQQFRDPRFTQSVREAIALTGIDPRRIVLEITESLLMHDPAQAKGLLEELTELGIRFAIDDFGTGYSSLAYLQRFPLAKLKIDRSFVENLLTSRNDRAIVSAVVGLAQTLDLELVAEGVETEAQRELLTEMGCNHIQGWLVCQALPSEELARRFEAQQLRLHAA, from the coding sequence ATGCCTGCGCGCGCCGGCACGCCGCGGCGCGACGATACCGTGCGCGACTGGCTGGAACAGACGGTGGGCACGGTCGATTTCCTGGCGCACGTCGATCGCGAATTGCGCTTCCTGTACGTGTCCGACGCCAGCCTGCGCTTCATCGGCTATCACCGCGACTACCTGCACACGCTGACGCTGCGCGACCTGATCGCCGAACAGGATACCCCGGCGCTCGAAGCGCTGCTCGCCCGCGCCGCGCGCTCGGGCCAGGTCGAGAAGACGACGCTGTGCATCGTCAAGTCGCTCACCTACCCGCTCGACGTCGAGATCCGGGCGTTCAAGAGCCGCCACCACGGCGTCGACGGCTTCGCGATCGCCGCGTTCGACGTATCGGCGTGGCGCGCGCTGGAGGCGCGTCTCACCTACGAGATGCACCACGACCCGATGACGGGGCTCGACAACCTGTCCTCGCTCGTGCCGGCGCTGATGCGCGCGCAGCAGGCCGCCGACGAGTCGGGCACCTGCGCGGCGCTGCTGCTGCTCGACCTCGACGACTACCAGCGCATCAACCGCGCGCTCGGCTACGACGCCGGCGACGTGCTGCTGCGCGAAACGGCGAAGCGGCTGCAGGCGCTGATGTCGCCGGACGAACAGCTCGCACGCGTGGCGAGCGACAAGTTCGCGGTGGTGCTGACCGCCCCCGACCGCGCCCGCGCGAGCAGCGCCGCCGACGCGCTCGCGCGCCGGCTGCAGGCCGCGGTGCGCGAGCCGTACGTGCATCAGGGGCAGACGGTCCACCTGTCCGCGAGCATCGGCATCGCGCTGTACCCGGACGAACGCACGGCATCGCACCGCGCGCAGCATCACAGCCCGCTGCTGCGCCGTGCCGATCACGCGCTGTCGCAGGCGAAGGCGTCGGGCGGCAATGCGCTGTCGTTCCACGCGCCGGTCGACGATCCGGCCGACGCCGAGCGGCTCAAGCTCGAAGCCGACCTGTACGACGGCGTGCGCAACGGCGAATTCTCGCTGCACTTCCAGCCGATCACGCGCAGCCAGTCGGGCGCGGTGGTCGGCGTCGAGGCGCTGATCCGCTGGCGCCATCCGCTGCACGGCCTCGTGCCGCCGGTGACCTTCATTCCGCTCGCCGAATCCATCGGCCTGATCAACTATCTCGGCAACTGGGTGCTCAAGGCCGCGTGCATGCAGCTCGTCGCATGGGACCGCCAGGGGCTTCCGCTGCAGTACGTGGCGGTCAACGTGTCGCCGCAGCAGTTCCGCGACCCGCGCTTCACGCAGAGCGTGCGCGAGGCGATCGCGCTGACGGGCATCGACCCGCGGCGCATCGTGCTCGAGATCACCGAGAGCCTGCTGATGCACGACCCCGCGCAGGCCAAGGGCCTGCTCGAGGAGCTGACCGAACTGGGCATCCGCTTCGCGATCGACGATTTCGGCACCGGCTACTCGAGCCTCGCGTACCTGCAACGCTTCCCGCTCGCGAAGCTGAAGATCGACCGCAGCTTCGTCGAGAACCTGCTGACCTCGCGCAACGACCGCGCGATCGTATCGGCCGTGGTCGGCCTCGCGCAGACGCTCGATCTGGAGCTCGTCGCCGAAGGCGTCGAGACCGAGGCGCAGCGCGAGCTGCTGACCGAGATGGGCTGCAACCATATCCAGGGCTGGCTCGTGTGCCAGGCGCTGCCGTCCGAGGAACTCGCACGGCGCTTCGAGGCGCAGCAACTGCGCCTTCACGCCGCCTGA
- a CDS encoding ABC transporter substrate-binding protein produces the protein MKLVWRKLAAHAVVAASVVAAGSAMAADLKEIRFGVEASYAPFEYKTPDGKLTGFDIDIGNAVCAKLKTKCVWVENDFDGLIPALQARKFDAINSDMTITEQRKHAVAFTDPIYTIPNQLIAKQGSGLLPTPQALKGKRVGVLQGTIQEAYAKKKWAPAGVEVVPYQTQDLAYADLKSGRLDATFQDSEAGAKGFLSKPQGQGFAFAGGTVSDAEILGSGVGFGLRKNDAALKTALDQALKELKADGTIDTLAKKYFSVPVTLK, from the coding sequence ATGAAGTTGGTTTGGCGTAAGTTGGCCGCGCACGCGGTCGTGGCAGCATCGGTCGTGGCGGCAGGCAGCGCGATGGCCGCGGATCTGAAGGAGATCCGGTTCGGCGTCGAGGCCTCGTATGCGCCGTTCGAATACAAGACGCCCGACGGCAAGCTGACCGGCTTCGACATCGACATCGGCAACGCGGTGTGCGCGAAGCTGAAAACCAAGTGCGTGTGGGTCGAGAACGACTTCGACGGGCTGATTCCGGCGCTGCAGGCGCGCAAGTTCGACGCGATCAACTCGGACATGACGATCACCGAGCAGCGCAAGCACGCGGTCGCGTTCACCGATCCGATCTACACGATCCCGAACCAGCTGATCGCGAAGCAGGGCAGCGGCCTGCTGCCGACGCCGCAAGCGCTGAAGGGCAAGCGCGTCGGCGTGCTGCAGGGCACGATCCAGGAAGCCTACGCGAAGAAGAAGTGGGCGCCGGCCGGCGTCGAAGTCGTGCCGTACCAGACCCAGGACCTCGCATACGCCGACCTGAAGTCGGGCCGTCTCGACGCGACGTTCCAGGATTCGGAAGCGGGCGCGAAGGGCTTCCTGTCGAAGCCGCAAGGCCAGGGCTTCGCATTCGCGGGCGGCACCGTCAGCGATGCCGAGATTCTCGGCTCGGGCGTCGGCTTCGGCCTGCGCAAGAACGACGCGGCGCTGAAGACCGCGCTCGATCAGGCGCTCAAGGAGCTGAAGGCCGACGGCACGATCGACACGCTCGCGAAGAAATACTTCAGCGTGCCGGTGACGCTCAAGTAA
- a CDS encoding SDR family oxidoreductase has product MTTKVLLIGATGRTGQACADLLLKQPEFEVTALVRRHGYALPGAKVVEADLTGDFSHAFQGITHVIYAAGSAEAEGAAEEEQVDRDAVARAADYALACNVQKLVVISSLTAYWPERSSDALRHYSQMKHEGDERVIASGIDYVILRPGPLADGPGVGKIALAEEPLDSPPPVSRQDVAWAAIEAIKLGISRKVIGFVGGSVPIEQALRA; this is encoded by the coding sequence ATGACGACGAAGGTACTGCTGATTGGCGCCACCGGCCGCACGGGCCAGGCCTGCGCGGATCTGCTGCTCAAGCAGCCGGAATTCGAGGTGACGGCGCTGGTGCGCCGGCACGGCTATGCGCTGCCGGGCGCGAAGGTCGTCGAGGCCGACCTGACGGGCGATTTCTCGCACGCGTTCCAGGGCATCACGCACGTGATCTACGCGGCCGGCTCGGCCGAAGCGGAAGGCGCGGCCGAAGAGGAGCAGGTCGATCGCGACGCGGTCGCGCGCGCCGCCGACTATGCGCTCGCCTGCAACGTGCAGAAGCTGGTGGTGATCAGCTCGCTGACCGCGTACTGGCCCGAGCGCAGCAGCGACGCCCTGCGCCATTACTCGCAGATGAAGCACGAGGGCGACGAGCGCGTGATCGCGTCGGGCATCGACTACGTGATCCTGCGCCCCGGCCCGCTCGCCGACGGCCCGGGCGTCGGCAAGATCGCGCTGGCCGAGGAGCCGCTCGACTCGCCGCCGCCCGTGTCGCGCCAGGACGTCGCCTGGGCCGCGATCGAAGCGATCAAGCTCGGCATTTCCCGCAAGGTGATCGGTTTCGTCGGCGGCAGCGTGCCGATCGAGCAGGCGCTGCGCGCGTAA